Proteins encoded together in one Calditrichota bacterium window:
- a CDS encoding aspartate--ammonia ligase: MSNKAADLAGPGIGTYEEVEKVLPTDYSSLLSPKETQIALAKLKRFIEDGMSKELNLFRVECPLIVDTNSGVNDYLDRDGSRTPIDFHINNDYNKNPIDAQVVQAATKWKRVALKQFQCDVGEGIITDMRAVRKDYFLDHDHSAYVDQWDWERVITDKDRNLDFLKMIVNKEWKVLTDAEDFIQSEFPKLKNSKWPNLPKELVFLHAEEILDMYPDLPRKQRETKILSEKYPAIFIVGIGWTLKDGYPHEMRAADYDDWVTPTVEKNGQLMHGLNGDILVWNHVTKRRHELTSMGVRVTKDTLKQQLEATKQMHFLDMPYHKMILNDEIPLSIGGGIGQARTCMAILKKAHLGEVSVTVWPQVLKDMCAERQIHVLN; the protein is encoded by the coding sequence ATGTCCAACAAAGCTGCCGACCTTGCAGGACCGGGAATCGGGACTTACGAAGAGGTCGAAAAGGTTCTCCCGACCGACTACAGCTCGCTGCTCTCGCCGAAAGAAACACAAATCGCGCTGGCCAAGCTGAAACGATTCATCGAAGACGGCATGAGCAAAGAACTGAATCTGTTTCGCGTCGAATGCCCGTTGATCGTTGACACCAACAGCGGCGTCAACGACTATCTCGACCGCGACGGTTCGCGCACGCCGATTGATTTTCACATCAACAACGATTACAACAAGAATCCAATTGACGCGCAGGTCGTGCAGGCCGCGACGAAATGGAAAAGAGTCGCGCTCAAACAATTCCAGTGTGACGTGGGCGAAGGCATCATCACGGACATGCGCGCGGTGCGCAAAGACTACTTCCTTGATCATGACCACAGCGCATACGTCGACCAGTGGGACTGGGAACGGGTCATCACGGACAAAGACCGCAATCTCGATTTTCTGAAAATGATCGTCAACAAAGAGTGGAAGGTCTTGACGGACGCCGAAGACTTCATTCAGAGCGAGTTTCCCAAGCTAAAGAACTCGAAGTGGCCGAATCTGCCCAAGGAACTCGTGTTTCTGCATGCGGAAGAAATTCTGGATATGTATCCGGACCTGCCGCGCAAGCAGCGCGAGACAAAAATCCTGTCGGAGAAATATCCCGCAATTTTCATCGTCGGCATCGGCTGGACACTCAAGGACGGCTATCCGCACGAAATGCGCGCAGCGGACTATGACGATTGGGTGACTCCGACCGTCGAAAAGAACGGTCAATTGATGCACGGTCTGAACGGCGATATTCTGGTGTGGAACCACGTCACGAAGCGCCGCCACGAGTTGACCTCGATGGGCGTCCGTGTGACGAAGGATACGCTTAAGCAACAGCTTGAAGCGACCAAGCAGATGCACTTCCTCGACATGCCGTACCACAAGATGATCTTGAACGACGAGATTCCGCTGTCCATTGGCGGCGGCATCGGTCAGGCGCGGACGTGTATGGCCATTCTGAAAAAGGCCCATCTGGGCGAAGTCAGCGTCACCGTGTGGCCGCAGGTCCTGAAAGACATGTGTGCCGAGCGGCAGATTCATGTTCTGAACTGA
- a CDS encoding Ig-like domain-containing protein translates to MSTSALAAIRLALISLALLSLSCARMGVPPGGPEDKTPPEIAFEFPEAGSVNVPRDSDVTLQFSEPVNRPSVEASLYLSPEPGRRLRYRWSGRMLTLDFLDPLPENRTIVVTVGAQAKDMQGNALENSQTLAFSTGDHIDRGEIQGVSLLPDRAKSISIAAYLLGDTMPDPMIDTPDYRMQTDDQGVFDLGYLAPGVYRLFALEDKNFDGLWSPANERIGPATQDVQAVEGLVPSVTFAPTLQDTTTLGILRAKQIDVRTLNLRFNHEIAPDRFDVFDDVSLQTALQFSRDTSSTASWFVYLDDSLTTDSATAKVAVGDSMLTEKFAISTKPDTTHPKVAETYPANRSANRSVQQEIVIVFNEPIVFDATEDSLSVRLKADTTDFSVGAKQSDAMSITVVPELPIETGRKYVLGIPNSFVTDRSGNVWRDSLWTLTWYNYPVDSLGDIVGAIQSPELGPWLVELYRVRTGDPLETVFTNSAFKFVGYPQGDYRLRAIHDVNGNQMFDRGTVSPFAFSEPFQWHPDTIAVRPRWSAEVDILWTTLSQK, encoded by the coding sequence TTGAGTACTTCGGCATTGGCCGCAATTAGACTTGCACTAATTTCGCTTGCGCTGCTGAGTCTGTCGTGCGCGAGAATGGGCGTGCCGCCCGGCGGCCCGGAAGACAAAACACCTCCGGAAATCGCATTTGAGTTTCCGGAGGCGGGCAGCGTAAATGTGCCGCGCGACAGCGACGTTACACTGCAATTTTCGGAGCCCGTCAACCGTCCTTCCGTCGAAGCATCGCTTTATCTTTCTCCGGAACCGGGAAGACGTTTGCGTTACCGCTGGTCGGGACGGATGTTGACTCTCGATTTTCTTGATCCACTCCCGGAGAATCGTACGATTGTCGTCACCGTCGGCGCACAAGCGAAGGACATGCAAGGCAACGCGCTCGAAAACAGTCAGACGCTCGCGTTTAGTACCGGTGACCACATTGACCGCGGCGAGATCCAAGGCGTGAGCCTTTTGCCGGACAGAGCGAAGTCAATTTCGATTGCCGCGTACTTGCTGGGAGACACGATGCCTGATCCGATGATCGATACGCCGGACTATCGAATGCAAACGGACGATCAAGGTGTGTTCGATCTTGGGTATCTCGCTCCGGGCGTGTATAGACTCTTTGCACTTGAGGACAAAAACTTCGACGGACTTTGGTCACCGGCGAACGAGCGCATCGGCCCGGCGACTCAAGACGTGCAAGCAGTCGAAGGTCTGGTTCCAAGCGTGACGTTTGCGCCGACTTTGCAGGACACGACTACGCTCGGTATTCTGCGCGCAAAGCAAATCGACGTTCGCACACTGAATCTTCGTTTCAACCACGAAATTGCGCCGGACCGTTTTGACGTGTTTGACGACGTAAGTTTGCAAACCGCGCTGCAATTTTCGCGTGACACAAGTTCGACTGCAAGCTGGTTCGTGTATTTGGACGATTCGTTAACCACGGACAGTGCGACGGCGAAGGTGGCGGTCGGGGATTCAATGTTGACGGAAAAGTTTGCCATTTCGACGAAGCCCGACACGACGCACCCGAAAGTTGCAGAAACTTATCCGGCAAACCGCTCAGCGAACCGATCCGTTCAGCAAGAAATCGTGATCGTATTCAACGAGCCGATCGTATTCGACGCAACGGAAGATTCGCTTTCGGTCAGGCTAAAGGCTGACACGACGGACTTTTCCGTGGGCGCCAAACAAAGCGACGCGATGTCTATCACTGTAGTACCGGAACTGCCGATCGAAACGGGGCGCAAGTACGTGCTCGGCATTCCGAATTCATTTGTGACGGACCGCAGCGGAAACGTGTGGCGTGATTCGTTGTGGACGCTGACCTGGTACAACTATCCGGTGGATTCGTTGGGAGATATCGTCGGCGCAATTCAATCGCCGGAACTCGGACCGTGGTTGGTGGAACTCTATCGTGTCAGAACCGGCGATCCGCTCGAAACCGTGTTCACGAACTCCGCTTTCAAATTCGTGGGATATCCTCAAGGCGATTATCGTTTGCGGGCGATCCACGACGTAAACGGCAACCAAATGTTTGACCGGGGAACCGTGTCTCCGTTTGCATTTTCGGAGCCGTTTCAGTGGCATCCCGATACGATTGCCGTGCGTCCGCGATGGAGCGCGGAAGTCGATATTCTTTGGACAACACTATCTCAGAAATAA
- a CDS encoding nitronate monooxygenase: protein MLNSIKSLRIGDLTARIPIIQGGMGVGISMSGLAAAVANQGGIGVIATAGIGMDEPDFYRNFAASNMRALREEIRKARQATSGILGVNIMVALTNFADMVKTAIEEKIDVIFSGAGLPLNLPKYRPPDSNTKLVPIVSSGRAATTICKRWQEKYDCLPDALVVEGPKAGGHLGFKYEQLSDPNFALENLVTDVIEAVKPFETSSGKQISVIAAGGVYTGADIHKFFELGASGVQMGTRFVATDECDAADDFKQTYIDAREEDIRIIKSPVGLPGRVIRNSFVDAMERGEKEPFRCPYHCIVTCDFQHSPYCIALALMNAKRGNLKHGFPFAGENAHRVDKIVPVKELMDSLVKEYLQAVAHA, encoded by the coding sequence ATGCTAAACTCTATCAAATCACTTCGGATCGGCGATCTGACCGCGCGGATCCCCATCATTCAAGGCGGAATGGGGGTCGGAATCTCGATGTCCGGGCTTGCGGCAGCGGTGGCAAATCAAGGCGGGATTGGAGTCATTGCAACGGCCGGTATCGGAATGGACGAGCCGGACTTTTACCGGAATTTCGCCGCGTCGAATATGCGCGCACTGCGTGAGGAGATTCGCAAAGCCCGTCAAGCCACGAGCGGTATCTTGGGCGTAAACATCATGGTCGCTCTGACGAATTTTGCGGACATGGTCAAGACCGCGATTGAAGAAAAAATCGACGTGATCTTCTCCGGTGCTGGACTTCCGCTTAATCTTCCTAAGTACCGTCCGCCGGATTCGAATACCAAACTCGTTCCGATCGTTTCTTCTGGCCGAGCCGCGACAACCATTTGCAAACGCTGGCAGGAGAAATACGATTGTCTACCGGACGCACTGGTCGTGGAGGGTCCCAAAGCCGGCGGCCATCTCGGTTTCAAGTACGAACAACTCTCCGATCCCAATTTTGCGCTGGAAAATTTGGTCACAGACGTAATTGAGGCCGTGAAGCCGTTTGAGACAAGCTCGGGCAAGCAGATTTCGGTGATTGCCGCAGGCGGCGTCTACACGGGCGCGGACATTCACAAGTTTTTCGAGTTGGGCGCATCCGGAGTTCAAATGGGAACTCGCTTCGTCGCAACCGATGAGTGTGATGCCGCGGACGATTTCAAACAGACCTATATTGACGCGCGCGAGGAAGATATTCGGATCATCAAGAGCCCTGTGGGATTGCCGGGACGTGTGATTCGCAACTCATTTGTGGATGCGATGGAGCGCGGCGAGAAAGAGCCGTTTCGATGTCCATATCATTGCATCGTCACTTGCGATTTCCAACACAGCCCGTACTGCATCGCCCTTGCGCTGATGAATGCCAAGCGCGGAAACTTGAAGCATGGATTTCCTTTTGCGGGCGAAAATGCGCACCGTGTAGACAAAATAGTGCCGGTCAAAGAACTCATGGACTCGCTGGTGAAAGAGTATCTTCAAGCGGTCGCGCACGCCTGA
- a CDS encoding NTP transferase domain-containing protein, whose amino-acid sequence MLHAVIMAGGVGARFWPLSRRNRPKQLIDLTGEGTMIERTIARLDGLVEKDHVWIVTNAEQAALIKELIPDFDEKRFIIEPVGRNTAPAVGLAAVHLHKHDPDAVMIVLPADHRITNIEQFHFCLSSAVEAVHDSEVLATIGIEPTRPETGYGYVQMDTSGIRIRDNVYPVKTFAEKPNLQTARLFLESGEFLWNSGMFVWRADTILRQIRDQLPQWGAAFLEIDGAIGTPHEQDVTHKVFESGRGISIDYGVMERAPKVAVVRGTFDWNDVGSWDEVWRLMPRDEDGNAVRGNVTLANTHNTCVLGNKKLIAAVGVSNLIIVETDDALMICPLDRSQEVKELVDKLRSQGKEGVL is encoded by the coding sequence ATGCTTCATGCCGTGATTATGGCCGGCGGAGTCGGAGCGCGCTTTTGGCCGCTGTCCCGCCGCAATCGTCCGAAACAACTGATTGATTTGACCGGAGAGGGCACGATGATCGAGCGCACCATCGCTCGGTTGGACGGTCTCGTCGAGAAAGATCATGTTTGGATCGTAACGAATGCCGAACAGGCCGCGCTGATCAAAGAACTGATTCCCGATTTCGACGAGAAGAGATTTATCATCGAGCCCGTGGGACGCAACACCGCACCCGCTGTTGGGCTTGCCGCCGTGCATTTGCACAAGCATGATCCCGACGCCGTGATGATTGTGCTGCCCGCAGACCACAGAATCACGAATATCGAACAGTTTCATTTTTGTCTGTCGTCGGCTGTGGAAGCCGTGCACGATTCGGAAGTGTTGGCCACCATCGGCATCGAACCCACGCGGCCCGAGACGGGGTACGGCTATGTTCAGATGGACACGAGTGGAATTCGAATTCGCGACAACGTGTACCCGGTCAAGACATTCGCCGAAAAACCAAATTTGCAGACCGCGCGGTTGTTTCTCGAGAGCGGAGAGTTCTTGTGGAACAGCGGCATGTTCGTGTGGCGCGCGGATACTATTTTGAGACAGATTCGCGACCAGCTTCCGCAGTGGGGCGCCGCGTTTCTGGAGATTGACGGCGCGATCGGAACGCCGCACGAGCAAGACGTTACCCACAAGGTGTTTGAGTCAGGCAGAGGAATTTCCATCGACTACGGTGTGATGGAACGCGCGCCGAAAGTCGCCGTAGTGCGCGGAACGTTTGACTGGAATGACGTCGGGAGCTGGGACGAGGTTTGGCGGTTGATGCCGCGTGACGAAGACGGCAACGCAGTACGCGGCAACGTGACGCTTGCGAATACGCACAACACCTGCGTGCTCGGCAACAAAAAATTAATCGCCGCAGTCGGAGTCAGTAATTTGATCATAGTCGAAACGGACGACGCACTGATGATTTGCCCGCTCGACCGTTCGCAGGAAGTCAAAGAACTCGTCGATAAGCTCAGATCACAAGGAAAAGAGGGGGTGCTCTGA
- the meaB gene encoding methylmalonyl Co-A mutase-associated GTPase MeaB yields MTIPELTSQLLAGSRSALARTLSRVENSSESADEVLRSLGGKVGNAVRIGFTGPPGAGKSSLVTAYTKFLRKQGKQVAILAVDPTSPFSGGALLGDRVRMNAIGLDEGVFVRSLATRGDLGGLSQAAGDMADVLDAAGFDYVLFETVGVGQSEMEVVQYADSVVVVLVPESGDAIQGMKAGLMEAADVFCVNKADREGADRFTGDLQGAMMLKHWDEWKPPVVNTVATREQGVTELYEQIEAHLDHLRKTGEFESRRHAHARRRIQRMLEKKLLAKFWTEEREGIMDAALREGASPYVVLGRLMPA; encoded by the coding sequence GTGACGATTCCTGAGTTGACGTCCCAATTGCTTGCGGGATCGCGCAGTGCGCTGGCGCGGACGCTCTCGCGCGTCGAGAATTCGTCCGAATCCGCCGATGAGGTGCTGCGTTCGCTGGGAGGCAAAGTCGGCAACGCGGTGCGCATCGGTTTCACCGGCCCGCCCGGAGCGGGGAAGAGCTCGCTCGTGACGGCTTACACGAAATTCCTGCGCAAACAGGGCAAGCAGGTGGCGATCTTGGCAGTCGATCCCACATCGCCGTTTTCGGGCGGCGCGCTGCTCGGCGACCGCGTGCGAATGAATGCGATTGGCTTAGACGAGGGCGTGTTCGTGCGCTCGCTTGCGACCCGAGGAGATTTGGGTGGCTTGTCGCAGGCCGCCGGAGATATGGCCGATGTGTTGGATGCAGCGGGGTTTGACTACGTTCTGTTCGAGACGGTCGGCGTGGGGCAATCGGAAATGGAGGTCGTGCAGTACGCGGACTCGGTGGTCGTGGTGCTCGTGCCCGAGTCGGGCGATGCGATTCAGGGGATGAAGGCGGGGCTGATGGAAGCGGCGGATGTGTTCTGCGTGAACAAGGCCGACCGCGAGGGAGCCGACCGCTTCACGGGCGATCTTCAAGGCGCGATGATGCTCAAGCACTGGGACGAATGGAAGCCGCCGGTCGTGAACACGGTCGCCACGCGCGAGCAGGGAGTCACCGAGCTGTACGAGCAAATCGAAGCGCATCTCGATCATCTGCGCAAAACAGGCGAGTTCGAAAGCCGCCGTCACGCGCACGCCAGACGCCGGATTCAGCGCATGCTCGAGAAAAAACTGTTAGCAAAATTCTGGACGGAAGAGCGCGAAGGGATCATGGATGCCGCGCTAAGGGAGGGGGCGAGTCCGTATGTGGTATTGGGGAGGTTGATGCCAGCGTAG
- the rlmN gene encoding 23S rRNA (adenine(2503)-C(2))-methyltransferase RlmN, with product MFERVEIGRHRQENPSGLDLRGGFWLRRLKLHLQGYMLLKKKILIGLTREELESFAREHGQQAFRGRQLYSWIYQRRATSFDEMTDLPAAWRVELAKFSEVGRLEVARPPHDTRDRSRKFLFDLADGLRVESVYLPESPGETACISSQVGCALGCHFCATAKMGLFRNLTVSEILLQVLEVERRCNTRLTNLVFMGMGEPLHNYDNVVAALKLLTDPEGIGLTPRRITVSTVGLVSGIERWIEETPSAKLAISLHATTDERRAELMPINKAYPLDVLFKCLRKFAHVTRDPVTFEYIMIDDFNDREEDVDNLARWLKNIPAKMNLIRLHPTGSGLKPSSDEAIDCFMGWLTEAGIRCTLRESRGLEDEAACGMLFTQEPFKPSKARAWETVPPSGD from the coding sequence TTGTTTGAGCGCGTCGAGATCGGACGCCATAGGCAGGAGAATCCTTCGGGTTTGGACTTGCGCGGCGGGTTTTGGCTTCGTAGATTGAAGCTCCACCTGCAAGGTTACATGTTATTGAAAAAGAAAATACTTATAGGTCTAACGCGCGAAGAGCTTGAAAGTTTCGCGCGCGAACACGGTCAGCAGGCCTTCCGGGGCCGTCAGCTCTACTCGTGGATTTATCAGCGTCGCGCAACCAGTTTCGATGAGATGACTGATCTACCCGCCGCATGGAGGGTTGAGCTGGCTAAGTTCTCAGAAGTTGGACGCTTGGAAGTCGCTCGCCCGCCGCATGATACGAGAGACAGATCGCGGAAATTCCTATTTGACCTGGCCGACGGGCTTCGAGTTGAATCGGTCTATCTCCCCGAGTCGCCGGGGGAAACCGCGTGTATCTCCAGTCAGGTCGGATGCGCGCTCGGCTGTCATTTTTGCGCCACGGCCAAGATGGGGCTGTTCCGAAATCTGACTGTCAGCGAAATTCTCTTGCAGGTCTTGGAAGTGGAGCGCCGCTGCAACACCCGCCTAACCAATCTGGTCTTCATGGGGATGGGCGAACCGCTGCACAACTATGACAACGTAGTGGCCGCGCTGAAGCTCTTGACGGACCCTGAAGGGATCGGGCTAACTCCCCGCCGCATCACCGTTTCCACCGTGGGACTTGTATCGGGAATTGAGCGCTGGATCGAGGAGACTCCGTCCGCGAAATTGGCGATTTCCCTGCACGCCACGACCGACGAACGCCGCGCGGAGCTGATGCCGATCAACAAGGCCTATCCACTTGATGTGCTGTTCAAGTGCTTGCGGAAATTCGCTCATGTCACGCGCGATCCGGTGACCTTTGAGTACATCATGATCGACGATTTCAATGACCGCGAGGAAGATGTCGACAATCTCGCGCGCTGGTTGAAGAACATTCCGGCGAAGATGAATCTGATTCGCCTTCATCCTACAGGCTCAGGTCTTAAACCGTCGAGCGACGAGGCTATAGACTGTTTCATGGGATGGCTAACCGAAGCCGGAATCCGCTGCACTTTGCGCGAGTCAAGGGGCCTCGAAGACGAAGCAGCGTGTGGTATGCTCTTCACGCAAGAACCGTTTAAGCCGAGTAAGGCGCGGGCGTGGGAGACTGTTCCGCCGAGCGGGGATTAA
- a CDS encoding DUF58 domain-containing protein, with amino-acid sequence MQLRARMVVEGFMVGLHKSPYHGFSVEFAEHRPYMDGDPLRNLDWKVYAKTDRMYVKQYEEETNLKSYILLDMSNSMNYTSGSITKFQYASYLAAALSFLMIQQRDAVGLAAYDTELRNYLPPRSVHTYLNVVLSTLEKLQPTAQTDIGKNLHRVAERISRRGLIIVLSDLMDDPENILSGLKHFRHNGHEVLVLQILDLREVDFAFTGDVRFKDLETGVELPTQPWHIRKEYQKMMGDFIERIRRGCQENQIDHTLLQTDTTYDQALISYLTKRKALR; translated from the coding sequence ATGCAACTTCGGGCGCGCATGGTTGTCGAAGGGTTTATGGTCGGCTTACATAAGTCGCCTTATCACGGATTCTCTGTCGAGTTTGCCGAGCACCGTCCGTATATGGACGGCGATCCTTTGCGCAATCTCGATTGGAAGGTCTATGCCAAGACAGACCGTATGTATGTCAAGCAGTACGAAGAAGAGACCAATCTCAAGTCGTACATTTTGCTCGACATGTCGAACTCGATGAACTACACATCGGGATCGATTACTAAGTTTCAATATGCGTCGTATCTGGCGGCGGCGTTGTCGTTTTTGATGATCCAGCAGCGCGACGCCGTCGGGCTTGCGGCGTATGATACCGAGTTGCGCAACTATTTGCCGCCGCGCTCGGTGCACACTTATCTCAACGTCGTGCTCTCCACGCTCGAGAAACTCCAGCCGACTGCACAGACGGACATCGGCAAGAACTTGCACCGTGTGGCCGAGCGAATTTCGCGGCGCGGATTGATTATCGTATTGTCGGACTTGATGGATGATCCGGAGAATATTCTGTCGGGCCTGAAACACTTCCGCCATAACGGTCACGAAGTTCTGGTGCTCCAGATTCTGGATCTGCGCGAAGTCGACTTTGCCTTTACGGGCGACGTCCGGTTCAAAGATCTGGAAACGGGAGTTGAATTGCCTACTCAACCGTGGCACATTCGCAAGGAATACCAGAAGATGATGGGCGACTTCATCGAGCGCATCCGCCGGGGATGTCAAGAAAACCAGATAGACCACACGCTTCTCCAGACGGATACGACCTACGATCAGGCTTTGATTTCCTACCTGACTAAGAGGAAAGCACTGCGATAA
- a CDS encoding MoxR family ATPase, producing the protein MASDLDALKQLNESRDIMLKEVGKVIVGQEQIIEQLMMTLLARGHCLLVGVPGLAKTLLISTMARMLDLKFSRIQFTPDLMPSDITGTEIAEEDRASGRRSFKFIKGPVFANIVLADEINRTPPKTQAALLQAMQEHEVTAAGETYKLEEPFFVLATQNPIEQEGTYPLPEAQLDRFMFNLWVDYPTLKEEQQIVKNTTSAATQGVSKVLNAQQIATLQDLIRRVPVADNVVEYAVKLVRKTRPASDEAPKFVKDYVSWGCGPRASQYLILGAKTRAALHGRPTPEIDDVRAVALPVLRHRLVPNFTAEADGIKTEHLVEKLLAEK; encoded by the coding sequence ATGGCGTCCGATCTCGACGCGCTCAAACAACTCAACGAGTCCCGCGACATTATGCTCAAGGAAGTCGGCAAGGTGATTGTCGGCCAGGAGCAAATTATTGAACAATTGATGATGACCTTGCTGGCGCGCGGGCACTGCTTGCTGGTCGGCGTGCCCGGTCTGGCCAAGACGCTGCTCATCTCAACGATGGCGCGCATGCTGGACCTGAAATTCAGCCGCATCCAGTTCACGCCCGACCTGATGCCGTCGGATATCACGGGTACCGAAATCGCGGAAGAAGATCGCGCCTCTGGCCGCCGCAGCTTCAAGTTCATCAAGGGGCCCGTGTTCGCCAACATCGTGCTGGCCGACGAAATCAACCGTACTCCGCCCAAGACGCAGGCCGCGCTTCTGCAAGCCATGCAGGAGCACGAGGTGACGGCGGCGGGCGAGACCTACAAGTTAGAAGAGCCGTTCTTCGTGCTGGCGACGCAAAACCCGATCGAGCAGGAAGGCACCTATCCGCTGCCGGAAGCTCAGCTCGACCGTTTCATGTTCAACCTTTGGGTGGATTACCCGACCCTGAAGGAAGAGCAGCAGATCGTCAAGAACACGACCTCGGCGGCGACGCAAGGGGTTTCGAAGGTCCTGAATGCTCAGCAAATCGCGACGCTGCAGGATTTGATTCGCCGCGTCCCGGTGGCTGACAACGTCGTGGAATACGCGGTCAAGCTCGTGCGCAAGACCCGTCCGGCCAGCGACGAGGCTCCCAAGTTCGTCAAGGACTATGTGAGCTGGGGTTGCGGACCTCGCGCGTCGCAATATCTGATTTTGGGCGCCAAAACCCGCGCCGCGCTGCACGGCCGTCCGACTCCCGAGATCGACGACGTCCGCGCCGTCGCCCTGCCCGTTCTGCGCCACCGCCTGGTCCCGAACTTCACGGCAGAAGCCGATGGCATCAAGACCGAGCATCTGGTTGAGAAGCTCTTGGCGGAGAAGTAG
- a CDS encoding UDP-glucose/GDP-mannose dehydrogenase family protein, whose protein sequence is MKVTVIGTGYVGLVTGTCLAESGNTVACVDTDPRKIEMLKKGVVPIYEPGLKEYLDRNVAQGRLSFTTDLYSVMDDSEVLMIAVGTPPGEDGSADLSYVLAVAESIGKRLKSYKVIVNKSTVPVGSGDLVRETIAKHTNVEFDVVSNPEFLKEGDAVNDFMKPDRIVIGVSSQRAEEIMKRLYAPFHRTGYRVVTMDVRSAEMTKYAANAMLATKITFMNEIANLCEECGADINHVRFGIGSDKRIGPHFLFAGIGYGGSCFPKDVSALIKIGKKYGQEMKILDAVDEVNHKQRTRLVEKVVKHFGEDLTGLKLGIWGLAFKPRTDDMREAPSIYMIEMLHERGAKLHVYDPQSMENARPILGDKVHFYDDYYSLLKDADALLIATEWQEFREPDFARVKSQMKRPVIFDGRNLFEPSHMSEMGFEYFGIGRN, encoded by the coding sequence ATGAAAGTCACAGTCATCGGGACCGGCTACGTCGGTCTCGTCACCGGCACTTGCCTCGCAGAATCGGGCAATACCGTCGCATGCGTGGATACGGATCCGCGTAAAATTGAAATGTTGAAAAAGGGCGTCGTGCCCATTTACGAACCGGGTCTGAAAGAGTACCTTGACCGCAACGTCGCTCAAGGCCGGCTCAGCTTCACGACGGATTTGTATTCCGTCATGGATGATTCGGAAGTCTTGATGATCGCGGTCGGTACTCCGCCGGGTGAAGACGGATCCGCGGATCTATCCTATGTGCTGGCCGTCGCCGAATCCATCGGCAAGAGGCTCAAAAGCTACAAAGTCATCGTCAACAAGTCCACCGTCCCCGTGGGCTCGGGCGATCTCGTCCGCGAGACGATTGCAAAGCACACCAACGTAGAATTCGACGTGGTGTCGAATCCGGAGTTCTTGAAAGAAGGCGACGCGGTCAATGATTTTATGAAGCCTGACCGAATCGTAATCGGCGTGTCGAGCCAGCGCGCCGAAGAGATCATGAAGAGACTTTACGCTCCGTTCCACCGTACGGGATACCGTGTGGTGACGATGGACGTGCGTTCGGCGGAGATGACGAAGTATGCCGCCAACGCAATGCTCGCGACGAAAATTACGTTTATGAACGAGATTGCGAACCTATGCGAGGAGTGCGGCGCGGATATCAATCATGTGCGGTTCGGCATCGGTTCTGACAAGCGCATCGGTCCTCATTTCTTGTTTGCAGGTATCGGCTACGGCGGTTCGTGCTTCCCGAAAGACGTGTCGGCGCTGATTAAGATCGGCAAGAAGTACGGTCAAGAGATGAAGATTCTCGATGCCGTCGACGAAGTCAATCACAAGCAACGTACGAGACTTGTAGAGAAAGTCGTGAAGCACTTCGGAGAAGACTTGACCGGGCTGAAGCTCGGGATTTGGGGGCTCGCGTTCAAGCCGCGTACGGATGATATGCGCGAGGCGCCGTCCATCTATATGATTGAGATGCTCCACGAACGCGGCGCGAAACTCCACGTGTACGATCCGCAGTCGATGGAAAATGCGCGGCCGATTTTGGGCGACAAAGTGCATTTTTACGACGATTACTATTCGCTTCTTAAAGACGCGGACGCGCTGCTGATTGCAACGGAGTGGCAAGAATTCCGCGAACCGGACTTCGCGCGCGTTAAATCGCAAATGAAACGCCCGGTTATTTTCGACGGCCGCAATCTTTTTGAGCCGTCGCACATGAGTGAAATGGGATTTGAGTACTTCGGCATTGGCCGCAATTAG